One genomic region from Sphingobacterium multivorum encodes:
- the hflX gene encoding GTPase HflX, translating to MARIKIHDTAIKPETAVLVSVITPSVTETKAKEYLEELEFLVQTAGGETKGMFTQKLGFPDRATFVGSGKLEEIKAYVEAEEIDIVVFDDELSPSQLRNIEKELKRKILDRSNLILDIFARHAKTAQAKTQVELAQLQYLLPRLTRMWTHLERQRGGIGMRGPGESQIETDRRIILDKISLFKERLKAIDKQNETQRKNRGEMIRVALVGYTNVGKSTIMNMISKSDVLIENKLFATLDTTVRKVVIDNLPFLLSDTVGFIRKLPHHLVECFKSTLDEVREADVLIHVVDISHPNFEDHIQAVNETLKDLKALDKPVITVFNKIDLYKPAVEEGHDGEEIEVTLDDFRNSWMAKNSDPAIFLSATNKTNIEEFKQKLYDIIVKMHNERYPYNNLLY from the coding sequence ATGGCCAGAATTAAAATACACGATACAGCAATAAAACCCGAAACAGCCGTCTTGGTGAGTGTGATCACGCCAAGTGTGACGGAGACAAAAGCAAAGGAATATTTGGAGGAACTTGAATTTTTGGTACAGACTGCCGGTGGCGAGACCAAAGGCATGTTTACACAGAAACTGGGCTTCCCAGATCGCGCTACATTTGTCGGCAGTGGAAAGCTGGAAGAAATAAAAGCATACGTTGAAGCGGAGGAAATTGACATCGTTGTTTTCGACGATGAGCTTTCACCTTCGCAGCTGCGTAATATTGAGAAAGAATTGAAACGCAAGATATTGGACCGCTCCAACCTTATCCTGGACATCTTTGCCCGACATGCCAAAACTGCTCAGGCAAAGACACAGGTCGAATTGGCACAGCTGCAATATCTATTACCACGTCTGACCCGTATGTGGACCCACTTGGAACGTCAGCGCGGGGGTATTGGTATGCGTGGTCCGGGTGAGTCACAGATCGAGACCGATAGACGGATCATCCTGGACAAGATTTCCCTGTTCAAAGAACGCCTAAAAGCAATCGACAAGCAAAACGAGACACAACGAAAAAACCGTGGCGAGATGATCCGTGTAGCTTTGGTAGGTTACACCAATGTCGGAAAATCAACGATCATGAATATGATCTCCAAGTCTGATGTACTAATCGAGAATAAACTTTTCGCAACATTGGATACGACGGTACGTAAAGTTGTGATCGACAACCTTCCTTTTTTGCTTTCAGATACCGTTGGTTTTATCCGCAAACTACCGCACCACCTGGTAGAATGTTTCAAATCCACATTGGATGAAGTTCGGGAAGCCGATGTCCTGATCCATGTGGTCGACATTTCGCATCCGAATTTTGAGGATCATATCCAGGCCGTAAACGAAACATTGAAGGACCTTAAAGCACTTGACAAACCGGTGATTACAGTGTTCAACAAAATTGACCTTTATAAACCGGCCGTCGAAGAAGGACACGATGGTGAGGAAATCGAGGTCACGTTGGATGATTTTCGTAATTCCTGGATGGCAAAAAATTCTGATCCAGCAATCTTTCTATCAGCAACGAATAAAACGAATATCGAAGAGTTCAAACAAAAACTTTACGATATTATTGTGAAAATGCACAATGAACGCTACCCTTACAATAACTTATTGTATTAA
- the lipB gene encoding lipoyl(octanoyl) transferase LipB, which produces MNKEVQFQDWGLVDYQEAWDRQESIFKGVLDIKHDNRVNATATNTPNYLIFTAHPHVYTLGKSGHEEYLLLDEKGLEEKEAKFYKINRGGDITYHGPGQIVGYPILDLDNFFTDIHLYLRTLEEAIILTCADYGIEAGRYPGFTGVWIEPDKPTARKICAMGVRASRWVTMHGFAFNVNTDLDYFGNIIPCGIDDKDVTSLKRELGKEVDMEDVKGKLKGHIAQLFEMQIV; this is translated from the coding sequence ATGAACAAAGAGGTGCAGTTTCAAGATTGGGGCCTTGTCGATTATCAGGAAGCCTGGGACAGACAAGAATCCATCTTTAAGGGCGTATTGGACATCAAACATGACAACAGAGTCAATGCAACAGCAACAAATACCCCAAATTACTTGATCTTCACAGCACATCCCCATGTTTACACCTTAGGGAAAAGCGGGCACGAGGAATACCTATTACTGGATGAGAAAGGACTGGAAGAGAAAGAGGCCAAATTCTACAAGATCAACCGTGGTGGCGACATTACCTATCATGGTCCAGGACAGATTGTCGGTTATCCGATACTGGATCTCGACAACTTCTTTACGGATATCCATTTGTATCTGCGTACACTGGAAGAAGCTATCATATTGACCTGTGCGGATTATGGTATCGAAGCAGGGAGATATCCCGGGTTTACGGGAGTATGGATAGAACCGGATAAACCAACTGCACGCAAGATCTGTGCAATGGGAGTGCGTGCTTCACGCTGGGTGACCATGCATGGCTTTGCATTCAATGTCAATACAGATCTTGATTATTTCGGCAACATCATTCCTTGCGGCATTGACGATAAGGATGTAACGTCTTTAAAACGGGAGCTTGGCAAAGAAGTTGATATGGAAGACGTGAAAGGGAAACTTAAAGGCCATATTGCCCAACTCTTTGAAATGCAAATAGTGTAA
- a CDS encoding HEPN domain-containing protein codes for MNTDINPIVEAILRAVAVDEIYQWTFDHDGKKHQMLQVNLTSNAGIRFSDANSLINKTVGSYPNVYINVNFTHEIQQKVDQGLGRAYLICQPENRIYQNPVQEIPLILPNNKSDEVIEKTRTYIEKEKSKIRSFIDGYNFYFEHKNYAHAAFMLHQALELAFRTAENILVVEDKKSHSLKNHINYLKSFDDRLGTLADNNEKKQALEKINKAYIDYRYHFDYFIDEDVLETAYQIAINTLNWIYDYSNLLYEEIKVKLTILPSCNKEIENYKTNDDIYKQTYCNSNYRDLILNAIECYCTPALVACFGYDSDYHRYHNALQRAKKDHITHSYYIFVAYETLNGELNNLSQLIADMLPNNVSLTLALENSAVFSKQFSKGHPFFLSLLKAGDIWLQNTSMANIDLESIVAPQLNLDYVRQQWKTRYNNARTLYLPYEEDCSAISIEAVYFMLSQALEQVCLGVINTVLQYKPQRVNLTFLMQLCKLIVPDAYFIFCLDHQDQLNAFKNIMEAQQEFRYNANYKGNPLTIIELQKRTKTFIERCNQEMESYFEKISSQQLVEQVE; via the coding sequence ATGAACACCGATATTAACCCTATTGTCGAGGCAATCCTTCGTGCTGTTGCTGTCGATGAAATCTACCAATGGACTTTTGACCACGATGGTAAAAAGCATCAGATGCTACAGGTCAATCTTACGTCAAATGCCGGAATTCGATTTTCCGATGCCAACAGTCTGATAAACAAAACTGTTGGCTCCTATCCCAATGTATATATCAATGTGAACTTCACGCACGAAATACAACAAAAAGTGGATCAAGGTTTAGGCCGGGCCTATCTTATTTGCCAACCTGAAAACCGCATTTATCAGAATCCTGTGCAAGAGATTCCCCTTATCTTACCAAATAATAAAAGTGACGAAGTCATCGAAAAAACACGGACATATATTGAAAAGGAAAAGAGCAAGATTCGATCTTTTATTGATGGCTACAATTTCTATTTTGAGCATAAAAATTATGCACACGCAGCATTCATGCTACATCAAGCTTTAGAACTTGCATTTCGAACAGCCGAAAATATCCTTGTTGTTGAGGATAAGAAGTCCCATTCCTTAAAAAACCATATAAACTATCTCAAATCTTTCGACGATCGCCTCGGCACACTAGCCGATAATAACGAAAAAAAACAAGCTTTGGAGAAAATTAACAAGGCTTACATCGACTATCGATATCACTTTGATTATTTTATCGATGAAGATGTATTAGAAACAGCCTATCAGATTGCGATCAATACATTAAACTGGATATACGATTATTCCAATCTTCTCTATGAAGAAATTAAGGTAAAACTTACCATTCTCCCGAGCTGCAATAAAGAGATTGAAAATTACAAAACAAACGATGATATATACAAACAAACCTATTGTAACTCCAACTATCGGGATCTTATTCTTAATGCAATTGAATGTTATTGTACACCTGCTTTGGTTGCTTGTTTTGGTTATGACTCTGATTATCACAGATACCATAATGCGCTCCAAAGAGCCAAAAAGGACCATATCACCCATTCCTACTATATTTTTGTTGCTTATGAGACTTTAAATGGCGAACTCAATAATTTATCACAACTCATTGCGGATATGCTCCCCAACAATGTGTCACTCACGCTGGCCCTGGAAAACTCAGCCGTTTTCAGCAAACAGTTTTCAAAGGGTCATCCCTTTTTTCTTTCACTCCTGAAAGCAGGTGACATCTGGTTGCAAAATACATCCATGGCCAATATCGATCTGGAAAGCATCGTTGCCCCACAGCTAAATCTAGATTATGTACGTCAACAATGGAAGACGCGCTATAATAATGCGCGCACATTATACTTGCCTTATGAGGAAGACTGCTCGGCAATAAGCATCGAGGCCGTATATTTTATGCTATCTCAAGCGCTGGAACAAGTTTGTCTTGGCGTAATCAATACCGTACTTCAATACAAACCGCAACGGGTCAACCTTACTTTCCTCATGCAACTCTGCAAATTAATAGTTCCTGATGCCTACTTCATTTTTTGCTTGGATCATCAAGATCAGCTTAACGCCTTTAAAAACATCATGGAAGCACAACAGGAATTTAGATATAATGCAAATTATAAAGGAAATCCACTAACAATTATAGAATTGCAAAAACGCACAAAAACGTTTATAGAAAGGTGTAACCAAGAGATGGAGAGCTATTTCGAGAAAATTTCTAGCCAACAGCTGGTCGAACAAGTTGAATAG
- a CDS encoding NAD-dependent epimerase/dehydratase family protein → MKVIITGATGMVGEGVLLECLQNEKVTAVLSISRRTAAIQHPKLKELLVEDFTKLSLFRDAIAGYDACFYCAGVSSVGMKEDKYRYITYETTLAFAKSLLEINSEISFIYVSGGSTDSTEQGKVMWARVKGKTENDLAKLPFKKEYNFRPGAMTNVAGQKHANPFAFVAKIIKFFAPSAVLSLHEVGRAMIHAVERDDVKNILEIKDIRALA, encoded by the coding sequence ATGAAGGTAATTATAACAGGAGCCACCGGAATGGTTGGCGAAGGCGTTTTGCTGGAATGCCTACAAAATGAAAAGGTAACAGCCGTGCTGAGCATTTCCCGCCGGACGGCTGCCATTCAGCATCCAAAATTAAAGGAACTTTTGGTCGAAGACTTTACTAAACTTTCGCTATTTAGAGATGCGATTGCGGGCTATGATGCCTGCTTCTACTGTGCTGGCGTGAGTTCTGTGGGAATGAAAGAAGACAAGTACCGTTATATTACTTATGAGACAACACTAGCTTTTGCAAAGTCCCTGTTGGAAATCAATTCGGAGATCAGTTTTATTTATGTTTCTGGAGGAAGCACCGATAGTACGGAGCAAGGCAAAGTGATGTGGGCTAGGGTTAAGGGTAAAACAGAGAATGATCTTGCCAAATTGCCGTTCAAAAAGGAGTATAACTTTAGACCAGGAGCAATGACGAATGTTGCAGGGCAAAAGCATGCTAATCCCTTTGCTTTTGTGGCCAAAATAATCAAATTTTTTGCCCCTTCAGCAGTACTTTCCCTACATGAAGTCGGACGTGCCATGATACATGCCGTGGAACGCGATGACGTTAAGAATATATTGGAAATTAAAGATATTCGGGCCCTTGCTTGA
- a CDS encoding Na+/H+ antiporter has protein sequence MHSLFPLFIAMIAIIVLIEMWATKLRVAYPILLVLAGLFISFIPTLPVVTIDPDVIFLIFLPPLLCEASWSISFKEMKKWWRIIGSFAFLVVFFTALSVAVVANYYIPGFTLALGFLLGGIVSPPDAVSTGAIMKFVKVPKATSAILEGESLLNDASSLIIVRFALIAVGTGQFVWGQAAVSFIWMLVGGVGIGLLLGWFFIQAHKRLPTDAPSDIALTLIEPYFMYWIAEQFHSSGVLAVVAGGLLMSGQRLTFLNSTSRVRGLSVWESFVFILNGIVFFIIGLDLPEIVAGLRSNGTSLLEAIGYGLLVTAVLILARIISSYAAMIATLIFRPGVAPRSRSTKQRFLMPLLLGWTGMRGVVSLAAALSIPVVMNGVAIPQRNLILFITFVVILSTLLIQGLTLPYLIRRTRLFETFGEEPEEQVRSRMKQGLKHHVYQFLKDKHEKELHNRDVMDRILKHWEEKVNAADDSWMNEKTKVIFMELLDVQREYLQKLNCESTIDEGIVRSQLYQLDLEEERLRRI, from the coding sequence ATGCACAGCTTATTTCCTTTATTTATCGCAATGATTGCGATCATCGTATTGATCGAAATGTGGGCGACCAAACTACGGGTAGCCTATCCCATTCTCTTGGTTCTGGCAGGGCTATTCATCAGTTTTATTCCCACTTTGCCCGTAGTTACGATTGATCCGGATGTCATCTTTCTCATTTTTCTACCGCCCTTGCTTTGCGAGGCTTCTTGGTCAATTTCGTTTAAGGAGATGAAGAAATGGTGGCGTATTATCGGGAGTTTTGCCTTCTTGGTTGTATTCTTTACGGCACTTTCTGTCGCGGTGGTTGCCAATTATTATATACCGGGCTTTACACTAGCGTTGGGCTTCCTGCTGGGAGGTATTGTGTCACCGCCAGATGCTGTCAGCACAGGAGCGATTATGAAATTTGTGAAAGTTCCCAAAGCTACTTCTGCGATCCTGGAAGGCGAAAGCCTATTAAATGATGCTTCTTCCTTGATCATTGTACGTTTTGCCCTTATTGCTGTTGGGACAGGTCAATTTGTGTGGGGACAAGCTGCGGTATCCTTTATCTGGATGCTGGTCGGTGGTGTGGGTATTGGCCTGTTATTGGGTTGGTTTTTTATACAGGCACACAAGCGTCTACCGACAGATGCGCCCTCGGATATTGCACTTACCTTGATTGAACCTTACTTTATGTATTGGATCGCAGAGCAATTCCATAGTTCAGGTGTATTGGCTGTCGTTGCCGGTGGCCTTTTGATGTCCGGTCAGCGGCTGACATTTCTCAATAGTACGAGCCGGGTGCGGGGGCTGAGTGTCTGGGAGAGTTTTGTGTTTATCCTGAACGGTATCGTATTTTTTATTATTGGATTAGATCTTCCGGAGATTGTTGCGGGTTTGCGGTCCAATGGAACGTCTCTGTTGGAAGCCATCGGGTACGGTCTTTTGGTAACGGCAGTATTGATCCTTGCCCGTATTATCAGCTCGTATGCAGCCATGATTGCTACCCTTATTTTTCGCCCGGGTGTGGCGCCAAGATCGAGATCTACCAAACAGCGTTTTCTAATGCCTCTTTTGTTGGGCTGGACCGGCATGCGTGGTGTGGTGTCACTGGCAGCAGCATTATCTATTCCTGTCGTTATGAATGGTGTGGCTATTCCGCAGCGAAACCTGATCTTATTTATCACCTTTGTAGTGATCTTATCCACGCTCTTGATACAAGGGCTTACCTTGCCCTACTTGATCAGAAGGACTAGACTATTTGAAACTTTTGGAGAAGAGCCCGAAGAGCAGGTCCGTAGTCGCATGAAGCAAGGATTGAAACATCATGTTTACCAATTTCTGAAAGATAAACATGAGAAAGAACTGCACAATCGTGATGTTATGGACCGCATTCTGAAACATTGGGAGGAAAAGGTGAATGCGGCCGATGATTCGTGGATGAACGAAAAGACAAAAGTGATATTTATGGAGCTTTTGGATGTGCAACGGGAATATCTTCAGAAGCTAAACTGCGAGTCGACCATTGATGAGGGGATTGTTCGTTCACAGTTATATCAACTAGACTTGGAAGAAGAGCGGTTGCGGCGGATTTAG
- a CDS encoding PLP-dependent aminotransferase family protein, with amino-acid sequence MEQQLLYKKIANIVENQIKNGSLVYGDRLPSVRSAQKLYNVSLNTAKSAYMELESRSLIESRPKSGYFVSRSGLRRMAIPSISTFKIDEKKQDPAALIDKVFHSLEDKEITRFSLGLPSASLLPIQKLNRCIIESVHELHDYGDQYGQVQGSPSLRKEIAKWSLVLEGKISDEDLIITSGAMNAIYSCLRAVTKSGDTIAVESPLYFGFIQAFQLLGLKTIEIPTHPITGIELDALKKVIHKIDVCCFVTNFSNPLGALMPEEHKKELVKLLAHHHIPLIEDDLYGNIYFGSSRPKPCKYFDEEGLVMWCGSFTKVLAPSFRLGWVEPGQYKDKILKQKLIQTISQPAIYQEAVSKFLQIGRYDHHLNSFRKKLYSNYVNFRNSIEAHFPENTKMSQPEGGFVLWLELDKKIDSTVLYDYALRQKLSFAPGRMFTQHDQFKNCIRLNYAVDWNEKTAQDLMRLGRFFKAVL; translated from the coding sequence ATGGAACAGCAACTGTTATATAAAAAAATAGCCAATATTGTCGAGAACCAGATCAAAAATGGTTCCTTGGTCTATGGCGATCGTTTACCTTCTGTCCGCAGCGCTCAGAAATTATACAATGTAAGTTTAAATACGGCAAAAAGTGCCTATATGGAACTAGAGAGTCGATCGCTCATTGAATCACGCCCCAAATCAGGCTATTTCGTTAGCCGATCCGGGCTTCGTCGGATGGCTATCCCGTCCATTTCTACCTTCAAAATCGACGAAAAGAAACAAGATCCCGCGGCATTGATCGATAAAGTTTTCCACTCCCTGGAAGACAAGGAAATTACACGCTTTTCACTGGGTTTACCCAGTGCATCATTACTTCCGATTCAGAAACTCAATCGATGCATTATAGAGTCGGTTCATGAGCTGCATGATTACGGTGATCAATATGGACAGGTACAGGGAAGTCCGAGCTTACGGAAAGAAATTGCCAAATGGTCATTGGTACTTGAGGGAAAAATAAGTGACGAGGATCTTATTATCACGTCGGGCGCCATGAATGCCATCTACAGCTGCCTTCGTGCCGTCACTAAATCCGGTGACACCATAGCGGTAGAAAGCCCCCTTTACTTTGGCTTTATTCAGGCTTTTCAACTACTGGGCCTCAAAACCATCGAGATTCCGACCCACCCTATTACGGGAATTGAATTGGATGCCCTGAAAAAAGTTATTCATAAAATTGATGTCTGTTGTTTTGTCACCAACTTTAGCAATCCATTGGGCGCACTCATGCCTGAGGAGCACAAGAAAGAGCTTGTCAAACTGCTCGCACACCACCATATTCCATTGATTGAAGACGACCTATATGGAAACATCTATTTCGGTTCGTCACGGCCCAAACCATGCAAATATTTTGACGAGGAGGGACTGGTGATGTGGTGTGGATCGTTTACCAAAGTATTAGCCCCAAGTTTTCGGCTCGGTTGGGTTGAGCCCGGGCAATACAAGGATAAGATCCTAAAACAAAAGCTCATACAAACGATTTCGCAGCCTGCAATTTACCAGGAAGCTGTTTCCAAATTCTTACAGATCGGCCGGTACGACCATCACCTCAATAGCTTCAGAAAAAAACTGTACAGCAATTATGTCAATTTCAGAAATAGCATTGAGGCCCATTTTCCGGAAAATACCAAAATGTCGCAGCCCGAAGGTGGCTTTGTACTTTGGTTAGAGCTGGACAAAAAGATAGACTCAACGGTGCTCTACGATTATGCGCTCAGGCAAAAGTTGAGTTTTGCACCGGGAAGGATGTTTACACAGCACGATCAGTTTAAGAACTGTATTCGGCTTAACTATGCAGTGGACTGGAACGAAAAGACAGCACAGGATCTGATGCGCCTCGGCCGATTTTTTAAGGCTGTATTGTAA
- a CDS encoding PepSY-associated TM helix domain-containing protein: protein MNNRNYNIYFNTHTISGIIICAILYVIFFAGSFAFFRNEIAAWQNNTSYKTYREDHKNVDHLLDSLKGQTNLHGRDITFYMHREGTSAYVGLSASNDSILNKENLAKITPEQKAAKKNSRRRGGDDDSKNFTYNFANKKAGDYVQNYDMGEFLFRLHFLAQLNQVPIRVGIAPFGYLIAGITAFIFLFALITGLLLHWDKIVSNFFVFRPFSKWKTVWTDMHTALGVIGFPFQFIFAVTGTFLIINSVLALPLSKLLYDGDQQKMYQDIGVSAATDFPYTYKPLKKAIAIAPFLDLAKHKWPEADFQRITIKNYADSNMHVVMELEPHFNKSFAGSGLLSVRAADNKVVAEKSPVNDASYADGVRSIIYRLHYGDYGGYPLKMVYFILGVMGCLVIISGILIWLVARDKNNVIPRKRKFNFWAANIFTAICLTMLPVTALTFIAIKLSPAVNQDFIYRVYFYSWLLFSLYYIIRRSIRRTNRETLLVGSILAFFIPLVNGFMTGNWIWDTFRNGQRDIFVVDFLWLMIGIIGVIAYNKTKKFFETIR from the coding sequence ATGAATAACCGAAATTATAATATCTATTTCAATACGCATACCATTAGTGGCATTATTATTTGCGCTATCCTTTATGTGATATTTTTTGCGGGATCATTTGCGTTTTTTAGGAATGAAATTGCTGCCTGGCAGAATAATACGTCGTATAAGACTTATCGCGAAGATCATAAAAACGTTGATCATTTGCTCGACTCACTCAAAGGACAAACAAATTTGCATGGACGCGATATTACCTTTTATATGCACCGGGAAGGGACTTCAGCCTACGTGGGCTTGAGTGCATCCAACGATAGTATTCTCAATAAAGAAAACCTGGCGAAGATCACGCCTGAACAAAAAGCTGCAAAAAAGAATAGCCGCAGAAGGGGTGGAGATGATGATTCAAAGAACTTTACCTATAATTTTGCCAATAAAAAGGCTGGAGACTATGTGCAGAATTACGATATGGGCGAGTTTTTATTTCGTTTGCATTTCTTGGCCCAGCTCAATCAGGTGCCGATTCGGGTAGGCATAGCGCCATTTGGTTATCTTATTGCAGGTATTACAGCTTTTATTTTTCTGTTTGCCCTTATTACCGGGTTATTGCTGCATTGGGATAAGATCGTCTCAAATTTCTTTGTGTTCAGACCCTTTAGTAAATGGAAAACGGTATGGACCGATATGCACACCGCATTGGGCGTAATTGGTTTTCCGTTTCAATTTATCTTCGCGGTAACAGGTACGTTCTTGATCATTAATTCAGTACTCGCTTTGCCGCTGAGCAAGTTGTTGTATGATGGTGATCAGCAAAAAATGTATCAGGATATCGGTGTGAGTGCCGCAACCGATTTTCCCTATACCTATAAACCTTTAAAGAAAGCGATTGCGATCGCTCCATTTTTAGATCTGGCAAAACACAAATGGCCGGAAGCCGATTTTCAGCGTATTACGATCAAAAACTACGCAGACTCCAACATGCACGTTGTTATGGAACTGGAGCCGCATTTTAACAAAAGCTTTGCTGGATCTGGGTTGCTGTCTGTGCGAGCTGCCGATAATAAAGTTGTTGCCGAAAAATCACCGGTTAACGATGCTAGCTATGCAGATGGGGTACGCAGCATTATATACCGGTTGCATTATGGCGATTATGGCGGTTACCCGCTTAAGATGGTGTACTTTATTTTGGGAGTTATGGGCTGTCTGGTTATTATTTCGGGTATATTGATCTGGTTGGTAGCGCGTGACAAAAACAACGTAATTCCACGAAAACGAAAATTCAATTTCTGGGCGGCCAATATTTTCACGGCAATATGTTTGACGATGTTACCTGTCACTGCATTGACTTTCATTGCTATTAAATTGAGTCCAGCGGTCAATCAGGATTTTATATACCGCGTTTATTTCTATAGCTGGCTCCTATTTTCACTGTATTACATTATCCGGAGAAGCATACGCAGAACCAATCGCGAAACATTGCTGGTTGGAAGCATATTGGCATTTTTTATTCCACTTGTCAATGGTTTTATGACTGGTAACTGGATATGGGATACCTTCCGCAATGGACAGCGGGATATTTTTGTCGTCGACTTTTTATGGCTGATGATCGGTATAATCGGTGTAATAGCCTATAACAAGACTAAAAAATTCTTTGAGACGATTCGTTAA